One Vairimorpha necatrix chromosome 7, complete sequence DNA segment encodes these proteins:
- a CDS encoding putative SP-containing membrane protein: MHSLLSIIVFTTIFLEASEDNYESLSEFFRFTSVEDVCNKFNRWLHKTDITSKDLNLWSRLVWDEVTTNDIFKNMTQSAKFQNRSDYIKFEYLKYINNKYILLKKGYSSLTSSDKKFIKNLIHITLDTYKTYVSCDKDLHDNDLSFEKNFKNKLKNNICFGINEGNELPIVIMKKCESIEPLYETCLDINSSEGNFGLKVFLHDIKVNQNHVWNANCTNQVYDYKDVYIPNVNNLAELCNSENGTYNKITNVIAKLCKQLNILKLCDSENMNEECINSYQYSPDTFGYAEIFKIFFGILFILYIIVILKPKR, translated from the coding sequence ATGCATTCGTTATTAAgtattattgttttcacgacaatttttttagaagcAAGTGAAGATAATTATGAGAGCCTTAGTGAATTTTTCAGATTTACTAGTGTAGAAGATGtttgtaataaatttaatcgTTGGTTACACAAGACAGATATTACGtcaaaagatttaaatttgtgGAGTAGACTGGTTTGGGATGAAGTAACTacaaatgatatttttaaaaatatgaccCAGAGTGCTAAATTTCAAAACCGTTcagattatataaaatttgaatatttgAAATACATCAATAATAAGTACATTTTACTCAAAAAAGGATATAGCAGTTTAACATCATCAGacaagaaatttattaaaaatctcATTCATATTACTTTAGATACGTACAAAACGTATGTTTCCTGTGATAAAGATTTACATGATAATGATTTatcttttgaaaaaaattttaaaaacaagcttaaaaataatatatgtTTTGGGATAAATGAAGGAAATGAATTGCCTATTGTTATTATGAAAAAGTGTGAAAGCATTGAACCATTGTATGAAACTTGTTTAGATATAAATTCATCCGAAGGTAATTTTGgattaaaagtttttttgcACGATATTAAAGTCAACCAAAATCATGTTTGGAATGCAAATTGCACCAATCAAGTTTATGACTATAAAGATGTTTACATACCCAATGTAAATAATTTGGCCGAATTATGTAATAGTGAAAATGGTAcgtataataaaataacaaacGTTATTGCAAAATTATGTAAGCaattgaatattttgaaaCTTTGTGATTCAGAAAACATGAATGAAGAATGTATCAATTCTTATCAATATTCACCTGATACTTTTGGCTATGCTGAGAtcttcaaaatatttttcgggatactttttattctatacataattgtaattttaaagCCAAAAAGATGA
- a CDS encoding cAMP-dependent protein kinase, giving the protein MEKRILDYIKKNNETYNRHLEDFEIDEIFRTYLELHKVFDEALLIGHIENFQNEKNSRSRTPQEVESAKNWRQARRASVCSERIIPNDFSSVSFPKTRETFKFLNDVLISDIPFGLLTPRQKDKLIDIMECIDVEEGEVLIREGEKGSTMYVVDEGIFDVYIKNVRIKSLERGDIFGEIALFHNINRTATVISRVKSKIWVIEQKMFGGLRASDRNKNKGIVLDGITQMKLYPDLTERELISFVNTLTFDYLKMGSSVVVNSDEVFFFTVAGVIKIDGEEKEVKQKEIIRSGFVCVSVIEGTVMKTRQRKLYY; this is encoded by the coding sequence ATGGAAAAAAGGATTCTTgattacattaaaaaaaataatgaaactTACAATAGGCACCTTGAAGATTTCGAAATCGACGAAATCTTCAGGACCTATTTGGAACTGCACAAAGTTTTCGATGAGGCCCTTCTAATTGGGCACATCGAAAACTttcaaaatgaaaaaaactCCAGGAGCCGAACACCCCAAGAGGTCGAAAGCGCCAAAAACTGGAGGCAGGCACGAAGGGCAAGTGTCTGTTCAGAGAGAATCATCCCCAATGATTTCTCCTCTGTAAGCTTCCCTAAGACCAGGGAAACCTTCAAATTTCTAAATGATGTCTTGATTTCTGACATTCCCTTTGGGCTCCTGACGCCAAGGCAGAAAGACAAGCTCATCGACATCATGGAATGTATCGATGTAGAAGAAGGGGAGGTCTTAATTAGGGAAGGCGAAAAGGGCAGTACCATGTATGTGGTAGATGAAGGCATTTTTGATgtttacattaaaaatgtaaGGATCAAGTCCCTTGAAAGAGGTGACATTTTCGGTGAAATTGCCCTATTTCACAATATTAACAGGACTGCCACTGTTATTAGTAGggtaaaatcaaaaatatggGTCATAGAGCAGAAGATGTTTGGAGGCCTGAGGGCCTCCGACagaaataagaataaagGCATAGTTCTCGACGGGATAACACAAATGAAGTTATATCCCGATCTTACGGAGAGAGAACTCATAAGCTTTGTGAATACCTTAACTTTTGATTACCTCAAAATGGGCAGTTCTGTTGTCGTGAATTCTGACGaagttttcttttttactGTAGCAGGcgtaataaaaatagacggagaagaaaaagaagtAAAACAGAAAGAAATCATAAGAAGTGGATTTGTGTGTGTCTCAGTCATAGAAGGGACAGTAATGAAGACTAGACAAAggaaattatattattaa
- a CDS encoding proteasome inhibitor PI31L, which translates to MDFQDYIQSLKKDFKLVKINDHTYILHKNKKTLELTPDKMYNIQEINDILNVSYPDISYDRNLEDLGSKNKGILNGFGNVGEDDLHPQIGRRKGKKKGAIFSPEEFKEEEDSDGIDKTDIFPLKKKRDPDSDHFKKTGGDDDNPFLY; encoded by the coding sequence ATGGACTTCCAGGATTATATTCAGTCTCTAAAGAAAGACTTCAaacttgtaaaaataaatgatcaTACTTATATTTTACACAAGAACAAGAAGACTCTCGAACTCACTCCTGataaaatgtataataTCCAAGAGATAAATGATATCTTAAATGTATCATATCCTGATATATCTTATGATAGGAATCTGGAAGATCTAGGCAGTAAAAACAAGGGAATTCTCAATGGATTCGGGAATGTAGGGGAAGATGATCTTCATCCTCAAATAGGACGAAGAAAAGGGAAGAAAAAAGGCGCGATCTTCAGTCCAGAGGaatttaaagaagaagaagattCTGATGGGATTGATAAGACTGATATCTTCCCattaaagaagaaaaggGATCCTGATAGTGATCACTTTAAAAAGACAGGGGGAGATGATGACAACCCtttcttatattaa
- a CDS encoding eukaryotic translation initiation factor 4E (IF4E) has product MKLQSKWVIWQNLSEDSDVKTWAEDLRSVGEFSQVEEFKYLEKELLTRKIDKLLSLKIFKYGIKPMWEDPRNMNGGRLVIDIPSASGYSPEEIYILTVAFCISNTAQGICGVVIMSKHESHKISLWIEDEHYQTDVESKWSEVLFRYDLTIYFLLHKKSIDGNKGKKIWNRKKVNY; this is encoded by the coding sequence ATGAAGCTTCAGTCCAAATGGGTCATCTGGCAAAATCTCAGTGAAGATTCAGACGTGAAGACATGGGCCGAGGACTTGAGAAGTGTCGGCGAGTTCAGCCAAGTAGAAGAGTTTAAATATCTAGAGAAGGAATTACTTACCAGGAAGATTGACAAGTTACTGTCTCTCAAGATATTCAAGTATGGTATCAAGCCCATGTGGGAAGATCCCAGGAATATGAATGGTGGGAGATTAGTAATTGACATTCCTTCTGCCTCTGGATATAGTCCAGAGGAGATTTATATCTTGACTGTTGCTTTCTGTATTTCTAATACTGCCCAGGGGATATGTGGGGTTGTTATTATGAGCAAGCATGAGAGTCATAAGATCTCCTTGTGGATTGAGGATGAACATTACCAGACTGATGTAGAGAGTAAGTGGAGTGAAGTACTGTTTAGATATGATTTGacaatatatttcttattacaTAAGAAGAGTATAGATGGGAACAAAGGGAAGAAGATATGGAATAGAAAGAAAgtgaattattaa
- a CDS encoding ubiquitin-conjugating enzyme E2 — protein sequence MSKKRITIELQKLYNSKYKVDLKNNTNTEFDITIKGPEDSPFSGAFYKVHFLIPEDYPYKSPSIGFVTKIFHPNVDETSGSICLDVLNQVWSPMYDLFNIVEIFIPQLLTYPNPSDPLNCEAGSLYLNNYEKYVNKVEEYKKKYGIPIEKEIEEKDEETSLSSSDNLDL from the coding sequence atgtCTAAGAAAAGAATAACAATAGAATTACAGAAACTTTATAActctaaatataaagtaGATCTAAAGAATAATACTAATACTGAATTTGATATTACTATTAAGGGCCCAGAAGACTCTCCTTTTTCAGGGGCCTTTTATAAAGTCCACTTTCTTATTCCTGAAGATTATCCTTATAAAAGCCCAAGTATAGGATTTGTAACAAAGATATTCCACCCAAATGTAGACGAGACTAGTGGGTCAATATGTTTAGATGTACTGAATCAAGTCTGGTCACCCATGTATGACCTCTTTAATATAGTGGAGATTTTTATACCACAACTTCTTACTTATCCAAATCCCAGTGATCCACTGAATTGTGAGGCGGGGTCGCTTTATCTTAATAATTATGAGAAATATGTAAATAAAGTAGAAGAGTATAAGAAGAAGTATGGGATACCAATAGAGAAAgaaatagaagaaaaagatgAAGAGACGAGTCTAAGTTCATCAGATAATTTAGACTTATAA
- a CDS encoding CCR4-NOT transcription complex subunit 7 (CNOT7), with amino-acid sequence MADSQILNVWKNNLHQEMKTIRSLIHKYNHISMDTEFPGVVAKPIGNFKSQSSFAYQQLRCNVDILKIIQLGISLSDSKGNRPLPVNTWQFNFNFSLDSDMYAQESIDLLIQAKIDFKEHEKNGIEIEEFGELLITSGMVMSEEVIWISFHSAYDFGYLIKVLTCNLLPEKEDDFYELLRALFPEFYDIKFCVKNSKYVKKGLQEISSDMGLKRYGIQHQAGSDALLTSLTFFKAREVLQEEIHSDNLGKLFGIEIKQE; translated from the coding sequence ATGGCAGATTCgcaaattttaaatgtttggaaaaataatttacacCAAGAAATGAAGACTATCAGATCTCTAATCCACAAATACAACCACATAAGCATGGACACTGAGTTCCCAGGGGTAGTAGCCAAACCAATAGGCAATTTCAAGAGTCAATCTTCATTCGCTTACCAACAATTAAGATGTAACGTAGATATTCTCAAAATCATCCAACTGGGAATTTCTCTCTCAGATTCCAAAGGCAACAGACCTCTGCCTGTGAACACTTGgcaatttaattttaatttttctcttGATTCCGACATGTACGCCCAAGAGTCAATAGATTTGTTAATACAAGCCAAGATAGATTTCAAAGAACACGAGAAAAATGGCATAGAAATAGAAGAATTTGGGGAGTTACTTATAACTTCAGGGATGGTTATGAGTGAAGAAGTAATATGGATTTCTTTTCATTCTGCTTATGATTTTGGGTATTTGATTAAAGTTTTGACTTGTAATCTTTTACCAGAAAAAGAAGATGATTTTTATGAGTTGCTTCGTGCTTTGTTCCCagaattttatgatataaaattctGTGTAAAGAATTCTAAATATGTGAAGAAAGGATTACAAGAGATATCATCAGATATGGGATTAAAGAGATATGGAATACAACATCAAGCTGGGAGTGATGCATTGTTGACATCTTTAACCTTTTTCAAGGCTCGGGAAGTGTTACAAGAAGAGATACATAGTGATAATTTAGGGAAGTTATTTGGGatagaaataaaacaaGAATAA
- a CDS encoding ribosomal protein eS4 — protein MTGGPRKHLNRKVAPTSWKLDKSIGTYAIRPHSGPHKKDLCIPLAYVLEKFLEYANNRKEIQIILKSKNIKINGKIIEKRKYPVGFGDVLSIIKTDEHYRVFYGVDKNFTFIKIDKEEANFKLAKVTNKKVMYENVPYIFTNDGACFKYCDPAININDTVKIDLETRLVVDYVSFKEGDVVFVMRGEDTGRVGIIKKIQNTTVICEDLSNKEFETSIDSMIVIGDNEESLLISLPEEKGIRLTALEESNLKFGEIVENEVEVN, from the exons ATG aCTGGAGGACCCCGTAAACATCTAAACAGAAAAGTAGCACCAACTTCCTGGAAACTCGACAAATCTATTGGCACTTACGCCATCAGGCCACACAGTGGTCCAcacaaaaaagatttatgtATTCCACTAGCTTACGTCTTAGAAAAATTCTTAGAATACGCTAACAACAGAAAAGAAAtccaaataattttaaaatccaaaaatattaaaattaatggTAAAATAATcgagaaaagaaaatatccTGTGGGATTCGGCGACGTCTTAAGCATAATTAAAACTGACGAACATTACAGAGTTTTTTATGGTGTGGATAAAAACTtcacatttataaaaattgataaagaagaagcaaattttaaattggCGAAAGttactaataaaaaagtcaTGTACGAAAATGTACCATACATTTTTACTAATGACGGAGCATGCTTTAAATATTGTGATCCTgctattaatattaatgatACTGTTAAAATCGATTTAGAAACTAGATTAGTAGTGGATTATGTATCGTTTAAAGAAGGTGATGTCGTCTTTGTAATGAGAGGTGAAGACACGGGAAGAGTGggaattataaagaaaatacaGAATACGACAGTAATCTGTGAAGATTTGTCGAATAAGGAATTTGAGACATCAATTGATTCAATGATTGTTATTGGAGATAATGAAGAGAGTTTACTTATTAGTTTACCAGAAGAGAAAGGAATTAGACTTACAGCACTTGAAGAAAGTAATCTTAAATTTGGAGAGATCGTGGAGAATGAAGTGGAAgtcaattaa
- a CDS encoding kinesin-like protein: MGDNIKTYVRIKPDTDNPDFLIKGNIIIHNDKPLKFDKVFIDSSQKELFDVVSEDILVSTMQGYNCTIFAYGQTGSGKTFTIQGKENNPGLVQRCLCFLHNLNLEINLSFIEIYNENMIDLLDDTKVLNIRDDPVNSVTVDNLTLVRPVDYESSLQYYENGIKLRKTKSTNMNIESSRSHSVFTIYIKNMSNNILKESKLSFIDLAGSERLKNLEIENLKIKETANINKSLFCLGKIIYKLSEDNNKHIGYRDSKLTFLLKDSLGGNSKLRVIGNVCLENKLDTQNTLNFLCRLKMINNVTFINSNFTENIPDLQNQMKALDQENQKLRTKIALYETGNRKIEKEEIDEFNFNILQLKGHMKNVIEDFKELERVRKDLDLFEYEVKKKVILDCEKIYKDLLETRNKENP; the protein is encoded by the coding sequence ATGGGCGACAACATCAAGACGTATGTCCGTATCAAACCAGACACTGACAACCCCGACTTCCTTATCAAAGGCAACATAATTATCCACAACGACAAGCCTCTAAAGTTCGATAAAGTCTTTATTGACAGTTCCCAAAAAGAGTTGTTTGATGTCGTCTCTGAAGACATTTTAGTATCCACAATGCAAGGATACAATTGTACAATATTCGCCTATGGTCAAACTGGCAGTGGTAAGACATTTACAATCCAAGGTAAAGAGAATAATCCCGGCCTTGTTCAAAGATGTTTATGTTTCTtacataatttaaatttagagattaatttatcttttatagaaatttataatgaaaaCATGATTGATTTATTAGATGATACTAAAGTGCTTAATATTAGAGATGATCCTGTTAATAGCGTGACAGTTGATAATTTGACTTTAGTTCGGCCAGTAGATTACGAGTCTTCTTTAcaatattatgaaaatgGTATTAAATTGAGAAAGACTAAGAGTACGAATATGAATATTGAGAGTAGTAGAAGTCATTCTGTTTTtactatttatataaaaaatatgtctaataatattttgaaagAATCAAAACTTTCATTTATTGATTTAGCAGGTTCAGAAagacttaaaaatttagaaatagaaaatttgaaaattaaagaGACGGcgaatattaataaatctttgtTTTGTTTAGGCAAGATTATTTATAAGCTCAGTGAAGACAATAATAAACACATAGGATACAGAGACTCAAAGTTGACATTTTTACTTAAAGATTCTTTAGGGGGAAATTCCAAATTGCGAGTAATTGGAAATGTCtgtttagaaaataaacttGATACACAAAATACACTGAATTTTCTTTGTAGATTGAAGATGATTAATAATGTgacatttataaatagtAATTTTACAGAGAATATACCAGATTTACAAAATCAGATGAAAGCTTTAGATcaagaaaatcaaaaattgagGACTAAAATAGCACTTTATGAGACAGGGAATAGAAAGATAgagaaagaagaaattgatgagtttaattttaatattttacaattaaaaGGGCATATGAAGAATGTCATAGAAGATTTTAAGGAATTGGAGAGAGTTAGAAAAGATTTGGATTTATTTGAATATGAAGTGAAGAAGAAAGTCATTTTAGATtgtgaaaaaatatacaaagatttattagaaacaagaaataaagaaaacccttga
- a CDS encoding transcription factor tau-like protein, with protein MAEDELKRGDNKKLLNLSDSMSEDEINEEDKFELSENFLNMFEPNKDFFEIFETNKEEISNSHEINMEDHKNDKEFSNLIENTNKLVKYDEQGQNMSSSDNDITIKNKEDVPNAVSVFKSKKDKNLEIKRLFSLTNTSFVRNDFPTCISLLKTILSLDPKNPNAYFMLGLIFEELKDDLKSYNFFLISSQLMRSNYQLWHKLYELSTKYNLLLDKLYFIQKLQRNKNTRELVVEKLQIYKILKYKYKVLETKIELFYFDGVDFNIFNVIRNETRHKRRTGQCALLLIKYFKENPNKCGLGFLCEIIRLQYETGYFYGTRNLIEKYLINTSEMTQDIRIIYIICVLINRDTTKNEEIQDKSDDIEDLDNFEDAQFRESLFEAQGSVFKNIISKDKSYSKTLNINTILSNDCSFTDLESLINDEYFWNNFKESKYIKGLLKVLENLSMFDLYLEILNKLEHKVTDMREFVYKSKADFYYKKGDLNNSLFYYQKILEINPDLNSVKTNLYEIYKKLGNVDLANKFCTVASLINFVDDIENKNKFECSKEKCNENRDLYTKSRVLFKENRNEEYFVSVRPLVDEFLENRLIFPKYKKHKLFTKDSNLIENLSAISSNNDTHVRYLSLSGLNIDEWSAVLLEFTISNIKKGNLKEASHLLKKSLECEIFKKRQDIYLQFIFMTIKHCIFYNDLHFLTSCIKKAIKVTRDYSWSNLYFYLLNFFPDYILKRSYGNIQMNIRRTYKRNGQCLKNKENAAISTYKNLDLNILLSSFFVKNIAKRSYKILKDIVLNDNFRDKMTYYLILIITYKCRNNETKNEMLKEGINGLKKLLEESNKEEYCNVCYNLGVTYHTLGYVGIAEKYYKEAMKSQNKELRRMGRLSLMIVYRKNNSHLLKKLYDEDETT; from the coding sequence ATGGCAGAAGATGAATTAAAGAGAGgagataataaaaaattgttaaatTTGTCTGACTCCATGAGCGAAGATGAAATAAACGAAGAAGATAAATTTGAACTAagtgaaaattttttaaatatgtttgaaccaaataaagattttttcgaaatttttgaaacaaacaaagaagaaatttcaaatagtcatgaaataaatatggaAGATCATAAAAATGACAAGGAATTTTCAAACTTAATTGAAAATACTAATAAACTTGTTAAGTACGACGAACAAGGTCAAAACATGTCTTCATCAGATAATGACAtaactattaaaaataaagaagatgTTCCAAATGCAGTCAGCGTGttcaaatctaaaaaagacaaaaatttagaaataaagcGCTTATTTTCTCTTACAAACACTTCATTCGTCAGAAATGATTTTCCTACTTGCATTTCACTTCTTAAAACAATTCTTTCTTTGGATCCTAAGAATCCTAATGCATATTTCATGTTGGGACTAATTTTCGAAGAATTGAAAGatgatttaaaatcttacaatttttttcttatttcttctcAACTCATGAGATCAAATTATCAATTATGGCATAAACTTTACGAATTAAGcactaaatataatttgttattagataaactttattttattcaGAAATTACAGAGAAATAAGAATACTAGAGAACTAGTCGTCGAGAAATTGCAGATTTATAAGATATTaaagtataaatataaagttttaGAGACTAAAATAGagttattttattttgatggTGTAgatttcaatatttttaatgttataaGAAATGAGACCAGACACAAAAGAAGAACAGGCCAGTGTGCGCTTTtgcttataaaatattttaaagaaaatcCTAATAAATGCGGCCTAGGTTTCTTGTGTGAAATTATTAGGCTTCAATATGAGACAGGATATTTTTACGGGACTAGAAATTTGATAgagaaatatttgattaatACGAGTGAAATGACACAAGATATAAGAATAATTTACATTATTTGTGTACTTATAAATAGAGACACTACTAAAAATGAAGAGATACAAGATAAAAGTGATGATATCGAAGATCTTGATAATTTTGAAGATGCTCAATTTAGAGAGTCACTTTTTGAAGCTCAAGGaagtgtttttaaaaatattattagtaAAGATAAATCATACAGTAAAACATTGAATATTAATACAATATTGTCAAATGATTGCTCATTTACAGATTTAGAGTCTTTAATAAATGACGAATATTTCTGGAATAATTTCAAAGAGTCAAAATACATTAAAGGCCTCCTTAAAGTACTTGAAAATTTGTCCATGTTTGACTTATACCTcgaaatattaaacaaattagAACACAAAGTCACAGACATGAGAGAATTTGTCTATAAAAGCAAAGCcgatttttattacaaaaaagGCGACTTAAATAATTCGCTTTTTTATTACCAGaagattttagaaataaatccTGATCTAAATTCAGTGAAGACAAATTTATacgaaatttataaaaaattaggcAATGTCGATTTGGCGAATAAATTCTGCACAGTGGCgtctttaataaatttcgtggatgatattgaaaataaaaataaatttgaatgTTCAAAAGAAAAGTGTAATGAAAACAGAGATTTGTACACGAAAAGCCGCgtattatttaaagaaaatagaAATGAAGAGTATTTTGTCTCAGTACGACCTTTAGTAGATGAATTTTTAGAGAACAGGTTAatttttccaaaatataaaaagcaCAAGCTTTTTACAAAAGATTCCAATTTAATTGAGAATTTGTCTGCTATTAGCTCTAATAATGACACACATGTTAGATATTTAAGTTTATCTGGTCTAAATATTGACGAATGGTCTGCTGTCCTCTTAGAATTTACAAtctcaaatattaaaaaaggaaatCTTAAAGAGGCTTCGCATCTTCTTAAGAAATCTCTAGAATGCGAGATTTTCAAAAAGAGACAAGACATTTATCttcaatttattttcatgACCATAAAACactgtattttttataatgacTTACATTTCTTGACAagttgtataaaaaaagctATCAAAGTTACCAGAGATTATTCGTggtcaaatttatatttctaccttttaaatttcttcccagattacattttaaaaagaagcTACGGGAACATTCAAATGAACATAAGAAGAACTTACAAAAGAAATGGAcaatgtttaaaaaataaagaaaatgcTGCTATTTCaacttataaaaacttagatttgaatattttactgagtagtttttttgtaaagaaTATTGCCAAGAgatcttataaaattttaaaagatatcgttttaaatgataattttaGAGATAAAATGACGtattatttgatattaataataactTATAAATGTAGAAATAATGAGACGAAAAATGAAATGTTAAAAGAAGGAATAAATGGATTAAAGAAGTTATTAGAGGAATCAAATAAGGAAGAATATTGTAATGTATGTTATAATTTAGGAGTGACTTATCATACACTTGGATATGTGGGAATAGCagagaaatattataaagaagCTATGAAGAGTCAGAATAAGGAATTGAGAAGAATGGGGAGACTGAGCCTGATGATTGTGTACAGGAAAAACAACAGTCATTTACTGAAGAAACTCTATGACGAGGATGAGACgacttaa
- a CDS encoding transmembrane domain-containing protein produces the protein MQSAENLNLYERAKTINTTIKLIGAPNNSTPGEEPEIEEFSANTIETFTLEEFRCLIVDCRKKNVDFILARVTTPDPNDSSTLFNFYYAASELNRVLFKFESERRLLHRMKVRNPLNNSFILGQVYYYKLTLEEIDKCLVEYYFKDTSDERKQKKLRSFSAIFRPKDTDVIQTDSISKETDESILNSSLSLDLEGDLTTKDLLENHQDSVMSKDISRDKNIVYYAKFVGTDDDFLMQNEVRDYFRRNALDENDDFLFEIDRGQNDFFALLESGSEEENEEIVNWKRVLTAHVSMLITLLGICLLISSGPIIVLIALPIAMLFFLSFIGSIFYILFCRRSTFDTLAVQSVEEV, from the coding sequence ATGCAAAGTGCAGAAAATTTGAATCTTTACGAAAGAGCCAAAACTATCAATACAaccataaaattaataggAGCACCTAATAATTCGACTCCAGGCGAAGAACCAGAAATAGAAGAATTTAGTGCGAACACAATAGAAACATTCACATTAGAAGAATTCCGCTGTCTAATAGTCGATTGTAGAAAAAAGAATGTCGATTTCATCTTAGCCAGGGTAACTACCCCAGACCCGAATGATTCTTCAAcattgtttaatttttattatgctGCTTCAGAACTAAACCGcgttctttttaaatttgaatcAGAAAGGCGACTTCTGCACAGAATGAAAGTTAGAAATCCGCTTAATAATAGTTTTATACTCGGCCAAGTGTATTATTACAAATTAACACTAGAAGAAATTGACAAATGTCTAGTAGAATATTATTTCAAAGATACTAGCGACGAAAGAAAACAGAAGAAATTGAGATCTTTCTCCGCAATCTTCAGGCCTAAAGATACTGACGTAATACAAACAGACAGTATTTCTAAAGAGACAGACGAGagtattttaaatagtAGTTTGTCTTTAGATTTGGAAGGAGATTTGACGACCAAAGATCTTTTAGAAAATCATCAGGATTCTGTGATGTCAAAAGATATTAGTAGAGACAAgaatattgtttattatgCTAAATTTGTAGGCACTGATGATGATTTTCTAATGCAAAATGAAGTCAGAGATTATTTCAGAAGAAATGCGCTTGATGAAAATGACGATTTTCTGTTTGAAATTGACAGAGGACAAAACGACTTCTTCGCTTTACTTGAGTCGGGATCTGAAGAAGAGAACGAGGAAATTGTAAATTGGAAAAGAGTACTGACAGCACATGTGAGTATGTTGATAACTCTGTTGGGAATATGTTTATTAATTAGTAGTGGCCCTATTATTGTACTTATAGCCTTGCCTATAGCCATGTTATTCTTCTTATCTTTTATTGgttcaatattttatattttgttttgtaGAAGAAGTACATTTGATACACTGGCAGTTCAGAGTGTGGAAGaagtataa